The Spinacia oleracea cultivar Varoflay chromosome 2, BTI_SOV_V1, whole genome shotgun sequence DNA segment TCAATTGCAGGAGGATGAAATGACTGAACTAACTGAGAAATGGAAGTCCTCTATGGTGATGTATGTGGTGGGGGATTCCCCTACTATAGCTTCTGTGAAGAGGTATATGGAAGGGATGTGGAACTCTGTTACTCAACCTCAGGTGTTTTTCCAAGATGATGGTTACTTCATCATCAAGTTTATGAACATAGAGGATAGAAACCAGATCATTGCAAGGGGTCCTTATACCTTTTATGGCAAGCCAGTGATCATAAAACCTTGGACAACAAACTTCAACTTCTATGAAGAAGTTCTTAGGGTTATCCCTTTGTGGGTGAGATATCCAAATTTGCCTCTCAGCTGTTGGGGGTGTGACTCCTTAAGCAGGACTAGTAGTCTGTTAGGGGTGCCACTTTTTGCTGATGAATGTACTACTAGGCAAGATAGAGTATCTTTAGCTCGAGTATTGATAGAGATGGACATCACTAGTCCATTGCCTGACCATGTCTGGATAGAGGATTCAAATGGGGAggtgtttaagaaagcagttacTTATGACTGGATGCAAAATACTGTAAGGTCTGCTGTACTGCAGGCCATGATTGTGACAAGAAGTCTAAACCACCAGTGCCAAAACCTGTAACAAAGAAGATGTAGGTCCCTAAGGCTGTTCAAATGGAAAATCCA contains these protein-coding regions:
- the LOC110799890 gene encoding uncharacterized protein produces the protein MASKGVSVSFVTPVLQDGKKIAQLQEDEMTELTEKWKSSMVMYVVGDSPTIASVKRYMEGMWNSVTQPQVFFQDDGYFIIKFMNIEDRNQIIARGPYTFYGKPVIIKPWTTNFNFYEEVLRVIPLWVRYPNLPLSCWGCDSLSRTSSLLGVPLFADECTTRQDRVSLARVLIEMDITSPLPDHVWIEDSNGEVFKKAVTYDWMQNTVRSAVLQAMIVTRSLNHQCQNL